From one Amycolatopsis sp. FDAARGOS 1241 genomic stretch:
- a CDS encoding TspO/MBR family protein translates to MTSPTHRRNPWAVLVVFFVLVAVVAVVGSLATTAAPETYSRLVLPGWAPPASLFGPVWTLLYVLLAFAGWVYWRTDGETQGFAMYGVSLLFNLLWTALFFAGGSTRLAVVAIVLLDFTVLMTIGLFYRRSRLAAVLLLPYFFWIAYATALNVAIVALNEGLR, encoded by the coding sequence GTGACGAGCCCCACGCACAGGCGCAATCCCTGGGCGGTGCTCGTGGTGTTCTTCGTGCTCGTCGCGGTCGTCGCCGTGGTGGGTTCGCTGGCGACGACGGCCGCGCCGGAGACGTATTCCCGGCTGGTGCTGCCGGGCTGGGCGCCGCCCGCGTCGCTGTTCGGTCCCGTGTGGACACTGCTGTACGTGCTGCTCGCGTTCGCGGGCTGGGTCTACTGGCGCACCGACGGCGAGACGCAGGGCTTCGCGATGTACGGCGTCAGCCTGCTGTTCAACCTGCTGTGGACCGCGCTGTTCTTCGCCGGCGGCTCCACGCGGCTGGCGGTGGTGGCCATCGTGCTGCTCGACTTCACGGTGCTGATGACGATCGGCCTGTTCTACCGCCGCTCCCGCCTGGCCGCGGTGCTGCTGCTGCCTTACTTCTTCTGGATCGCCTACGCGACCGCGCTGAACGTCGCGATCGTCGCGCTCAACGAAGGCCTCCGCTAG